The segment TTCGGTGGGATTCTCCAGGCCGGTCACAATACGTCGTTCCTCCGCCGCTCCGCGTTCGACCACAAATACGCGCTTGGCGCCGCGCGACTGCGTGATGATCTGCTTGGGAATGACAATGGCCGAATCCTTGCGCGCAACGATGGTCTCAGCCTTGACGAACATCCCAGGCCGGAGCTTGAGCTGAGGATTGTCGATTTCAATGGCCGACTTGAACGAGCGGGTGTCCGCGTCGATTGCCGGCGAAACCTGAGTGATCTTTCCCCATAATGTATCGCCGGTCATGGTATAATTCAGCGTGCGCACCGGCTGTCCGACGTTGATAATCCCCAAATATTTGCCCGGAAAGTTCACCTCCAAATAGAGCTTTTCAAAGTTCATCACCTTGGCCACCTTGGTGCCGGAAGAAATACGGGTGCCGGGGGTAAAATAGGGCAGGTCGACGATCACACCGGCAAAAGGCGACTTGACCTTGAGTTTGGCAAGCTGCAGCTTGGCGTTGTCGTAATTGTAGCGGGCTTCGATATATGCCTGTTCGGCGTTTTTAAGTTCGCGCAGCGTCACACCGCCCTTTTCATACAGCGCACTCTGCTTTTCGAACTCGCTCTTGGAAATCTCTAAATTGAGCTCCAGCGCTTCGATTTTGACCTGATTGATAAGCTCAGGGTTGTCCAAATAAACGATGACATCCGAGGTATCGACGCGGTCACCCAGAGCGAACGGCCTGCCGCTTTTGGTCTTGCCCAAGCGATAATAGCCTTCGGTCTGCGCCGTCAATTCAGCCTCTTTGACTGCCCTTACCGTCCCTGTCGCCTCGACAAACTCTTCGATCGGTTTGAGTTTAATCTCTTCCACCGATACCGGCACGGTTATCGATGAGGAGAGATCGGTCTGCTGTGACGAGCAGGAAATCAAAAGTGCAATTAAGAGCAAAAATCCAAATTTCCGTTTCACGCACGTCTCCTTGTGCTGCTGTCAAGTCTGTTCTGTTGTTTACTTTAATTTCAATCTCTATCTCGAACAATCTCGACGATCACCGGTTGATCTCGTTCAAAGTCATATAGCGACTGAATCTTGAGGTTCAGCAGCGCCAGCTTGTAGTTGATGATCGAGTCGGTCAATTGAATTTTGGCATTGGAAAGCTGCGTCTGATAAAGGTTGAGATCCATGCCGGTGAGATCGCCGTTTTTGTATCGTTCCAAATTGATATCGTAGGTCAATTCCGCATTGCGGACGTTCTGCCGCGCAATTTCGATCTGCTTTTCCAAATTGAGAAGCTGCCGATAAGCACGACGAATGGAGATGATGATGTCGTCTTCGGTTTCCTGCTGCGACACCTTGGCGGCTTCGATAGAGGCCTGAG is part of the candidate division KSB1 bacterium genome and harbors:
- a CDS encoding efflux RND transporter periplasmic adaptor subunit — its product is MKRKFGFLLLIALLISCSSQQTDLSSSITVPVSVEEIKLKPIEEFVEATGTVRAVKEAELTAQTEGYYRLGKTKSGRPFALGDRVDTSDVIVYLDNPELINQVKIEALELNLEISKSEFEKQSALYEKGGVTLRELKNAEQAYIEARYNYDNAKLQLAKLKVKSPFAGVIVDLPYFTPGTRISSGTKVAKVMNFEKLYLEVNFPGKYLGIINVGQPVRTLNYTMTGDTLWGKITQVSPAIDADTRSFKSAIEIDNPQLKLRPGMFVKAETIVARKDSAIVIPKQIITQSRGAKRVFVVERGAAEERRIVTGLENPTEVEVVEGLRVNDRLIVKGYETLANQTRVRIVR